The genomic region AAAGATGCCCGTCTCCCTTCTTGACCCACAACTAACCTCAGGGACAGACACATGCTTCCAAGGAAAGGTCAGACACAGAtccagaccaagaaaaaaaaaggtgctcTTCTACAGCAGATGGCAAAATGCTCGCTTgtgtcatcatttaaaaaaaaaaattagatgagaaaactgagactgAGGAAAGGGAATGACTTGCCCAGGGCCCTGGGCCCTAAATCcactcctttccccctgtgttcCAGAAGGACCCCGCACGCtgccccaccctccaccctccaaACCCCTGGTCCCCATCCACCTGGGGCCTCACCCACCTCACTTCCGCCCTCCCTTTTCCGGGGCTCAAGAGCCTCATCACCTCCTGCCGCAGCTCACTGAAATCGTCATCGGGACAGCTGTCAGGGCCGTGATGCTCCTTCAGCTCTTCATCTTCCTCCACCTCGGGGGCCGCCTTCACCATCCCCGTCTCCCTCGCCATCTCCATCGccttcacctcctcctcttccttcttctctctgttCAGCAGGCTCTGCTCCAGCtgactcccctcctcttcctccaaggCCGGCTGTGGATGGAGCGCAAGCTGTGCGGCCATCTCCACTCCAAGGGACTCGGGGCCGTGCGCCGTCCCCGGGGGACTTGCAGGCTCTGGGAGCTCCACGTCCTTCCCGGGGCCTTGATCTGGGCTCTTCGGGTCCTCTGCTCCTTCAGCCACTGATACGGGGAGTCCCCGATCGGTGTCAGGGTCCCCCGCACCAGAACCTGCGGGCTCTCCTGACACTCCATCAACTAGGGCCTCTGCCTTGAGCTCTGGGGTGGAGGGCGCTGCCTGTTCTTGCTTGCGCAGCAGCCGGGGGACATACAAAGGCTGGTCCGGCTTGCGCCCGCGATGCCACCGGCCGGCCCGCGCACCTCGGGGACCAGCCGCTGCTCCCTGGTTCGAGGTGGGCCTTGGACCGCGGTACTTGCTGGGGTGGGAGGTAGGAGGGTGGCAGGGGCCAGAGGGCCCATCTGGACAGGGTACCCTGGAGCAGGAACAGAGGGAGGTCATCAGAGCGTGGTTGGGCTCGCAGGGAAACGGCTTACTGGAGAAACAGCAGATGTGATGCTCTTGAGTCTGCAGCAATGTCAGCACAGAGCCAAATGACCCTTAcagcgggcactggtggctcacgcctgtaatcctagctactcgggaggctgagatctgcggattcgaggccaacctgagcaggaaaatccgagactcttatctctaatcaaccagcaaaaagccagaagtggagctgtgactcaagagttagagcaccagccttgagcaaaaacagctcaaagacagctcccaggccctgacttcaggaCCAGGATGTGTgtacacgcgcgtgcgcacacacacacaccccttacaaAAGCACCATGGTGGAGGCAGAACAGCACCTCTGCAAGCCCAAAGCAGGCAGTTCAGCTTTGAGTACTTAATCAATTAGAAAGTTGAATCTGGTTACATATGAAGTACAGTAAGTATTTGGTATTTCAGAAATTATGTTCTTAGGGGGAAAAATgacactttttttgggggggagggtgctggTGTTGGGGCTCGATCTCTGGGGACCCACATCTCACTCGGCTTTGTCACCCCACAGGAGCACGTGAGCCACCGtcccttttgtggctttctgctggctaactgAAGTTAGACAACCCTCAGAGctgtctgcccgggctggcgtcaaaccaggatcctcagatctcagcctcccaagcagcgaCTATGACAGCGACTGgtgggccaccagcgcccagcacaaCCACGTGGCTTTAAACACGACGATTGGAGCCACCGGGATAAGGTCCTCATCCCTCGAGACTCACACAGCAACCGTCAGAGGACGGCAGACAGGCGGCTGCTAGCCCTGGGGAGCATGCGAGGCACACCCCCCTTCAGGTACTTCCCTGGTGCTCTCCCCAACCCTTTCGGTCTGAAATCGCCAGGTGAAATCCACCAGCCCGGCATAGCTGTATCACTGCCAACGCTAAACAGAGAGCTGACTTGGAAACAGGCTATGGTgagattggtgggggggggggagggggggagggggcggcactCTGGTCCCCCCATTTCTAACAAGCTAGCCTCTTGGGGCCTAGCCAGCTGGCCCAGCCACACACGCAACCCACCCCTGAGCACCTCCCAAGGCAGAGGGAGGAACACACCTGATGTCCAGGTGGCAGATGactgtcctcctcctccagccttccCCAACAGAGAAGCTGCTCAGGAGATCAAAACTTTCCGCTGTTCTGTGGATCAGGTACCGCAAGCGACTGGACAATGGGGGGAACAGAAGAACCCTGGGAAGGAACCAGAAGCGGGGCTtaagaggcggggggagggggaggcggaggggggggcgggcGTGTGGCTTAACTCAGGCCCTTTCTGCCCCAGTGGGTGCAGGCCCCAAACATACAAAGTGAACCTCAGGGAGCTCTAggtccccaccccccagcaccgGGAGCCCCTTCCCATCTTGGGGTAACAGCATCACCAAAAGACATGGCTGGAAGAGGCTGACTGAAGTCAGGGCCCTGTGCCAGCCAGTCATCTGGGGGGCAGTCACCTGGGGGGCAGTCACCTGGGGGCAGTCCCCTGGGGACAGTCCCTGGGCAGCCCCCGGGGGAGGGGACAGACCCCGGCCCTCCTCCGACTCCCAGGCTCATACTTAGACAGCTGCTTCTGCAGCAGGAAGCGGTCCAGCTCCTCCTGGACCCGGTGGACGAAGTCATTCTCGGCCGAGGAGAGGAAGACACCGTCCAAGCAGAGGAGGGCCAGGGTGACAGGTGGGGGAGCCTGCGGGAGAGGAGAGGGGCCGGCGGGGCTGAGGACCGGGGCGCACATCCGGGGACCGGCCGGGGTCCCCTCCCAcaccgccccgcgccgcccccgccgccccgggtgTCACCCCAGGCTCGCCCTCCCCACCTGGGGTCCGAGGGACCCAAgcggacacccccccccctcctccccggcacCGCCCACCGCACCCCGCACTCACCGCGGCCGCGCaacgcgccgccgccgccgccgccgccgccgtcagGGTCCTCGGGGGCCAGAGCGACCCCCCTGGCCGGCGCAGACGCAGGTCTCCGCGGGGCCGCGGCGCCCCCGCGCGGCGCGGAGGAGGAACTGCACCTGcggtggggggcggagggggcgtgTTCTTGTCGTTCatgcgggaggaggggggggggcgggtaaacTGGGTTGATTGACCCCAAACCTGTACCTATGGCAATTTTGAGATGTGTGAGCAAATGTGGGTCTCCAATCACTGTCTTCTAGTATGGATTAAGCTCACACACTTTGGAGCACCTGctaggtgctgggtactggtgacggTATAGTGTATGTAGGTTTCCCTTCCCCAGAGGGGTAAAGAGGAAGGAAGTTCTCAGCAATGGACAATCCAGCAGCACCCTGGGTCCATCTCTGGATAGGGAATTGCAAAGAACTGGAGCCTGCTCCGGCTCAAGG from Perognathus longimembris pacificus isolate PPM17 chromosome 21, ASM2315922v1, whole genome shotgun sequence harbors:
- the R3hcc1 gene encoding R3H and coiled-coil domain-containing protein 1, which produces MNDKNTPPPPPTAGAVPPPRRAGAPRPRGDLRLRRPGGSLWPPRTLTAAAAAAAARCAAAAPPPVTLALLCLDGVFLSSAENDFVHRVQEELDRFLLQKQLSKVLLFPPLSSRLRYLIHRTAESFDLLSSFSVGEGWRRRTVICHLDIRVPCPDGPSGPCHPPTSHPSKYRGPRPTSNQGAAAGPRGARAGRWHRGRKPDQPLYVPRLLRKQEQAAPSTPELKAEALVDGVSGEPAGSGAGDPDTDRGLPVSVAEGAEDPKSPDQGPGKDVELPEPASPPGTAHGPESLGVEMAAQLALHPQPALEEEEGSQLEQSLLNREKKEEEEVKAMEMARETGMVKAAPEVEEDEELKEHHGPDSCPDDDFSELRQEITANLTEKEIQIERIHVDTASFMEELPGEKDLAHVVEIYDFEPALKTEDLLATFSEFQEKGFKIQWVDNTHALGIFPCLDSATEALTKEFPTLKIRPLTQGSKQSKLKALQRPKLLRLMKERPQTDTAVARRLVAQALGLQHRKKELPADPGVPP